The Cryptomeria japonica chromosome 2, Sugi_1.0, whole genome shotgun sequence region aaagggattaggatgcaagtgggagatgtaggaaaatgcaagtgggtgaggaataataggatttaattaaaataaagttaatttatttcaatttggttgtaaaataggaaattgaataaattagatttattcaatttttggGGGaacactatttaattaaatgtaaatttaattaaatgggctagaaggggaattttaattaaatgtaaatttaattaaatggcttagatagaagaagggtatattaattaaatctcaatttaattaattagaagaattttaagagtaattaaatgaataaaattcacttaattgatTATGCAACTTTTAGGCATCTACAAATTTGAATATGTATGATGTCATAAATTATTTATAAGTTTTACTTCATTGCAGTTGATCTATTGTATCTTCTTTCTCACTTCTCTTGTTTATACTTGTTTCTCAGCTTTGGGAGTCTTAAATTAAACTATGCCATTATTTTTCATATATTTGTACTTGCATTTCTTTAGTTTCACATACAACCTTATGACCATGAAGATAACCAATTTTGATTATATGTTCTTGAATATTAATTCATTATGAGGTCAAGTCATCCTAAAGTCTACACAACCTTGCATCCTTGTAATGACTTTTGTATGTTGATAATCACAttctaaaattaattaatattcacTTTAATTTTCTATCTAACAaccattaatttaaatttaaatggttCTATTATATCTATCATTATTTATAAATTAACTAAAGTATATATCATTTCTAATATTACAAATAATGTTAAattaagaaaagaaaaatacaaaatagtattaaattaatttattatttattatgtaatattaaatataattttaatgatatttgtcattgattaataatgtaaatataATATCATTCTATACAACAAGGTTGTTACTATAattataaaataacattaatataatttattaattattatataatattagatAGAATGTAAAtagtatttattttaaataataattaaaatatattgtaACTTATAATTCCTTGTGATGTCATCAAACAATGATAATAAGGGTGATAATAAGGGAGGAAATAGATGTAAGGTGTAGTAATCAACATCTATATACCATGTATACCCAAAATTGTtagtttttatattaaaaattataaataaacataaaatactTAAAAAATATAAAGTGAAATGAAATCTATTGAAAaattaaattatcaattcatatacatttttttaaattttcatattactattttaaaaataattgtCTTTATTATAAACTTAAAATTATTTACCTATTTGTATTTTTAGAAGAGAAACAATAATAttactattttttttatataatatatattaaatcaaAGTCACTTAATCATGGACTGCCCTCTCAAGGTCATTATGACAtatactagaaacaacaattggaagaccacgagtcacaacttagaattctcaTGAGAGTTGGACATGAGttgaaaattagaataaattattctcgaacttgaaaattatttataaaaaaaaaatcccttCCGTGTTCATAGAAGATGAAAAAAATGTGATACTTATGTCAAATGATATACCTAGGTAGTGTTCTAAATCTAAAAAGtttaaaattaaaatgttttatTTAAGTGTTCTCCCTTTGGCACGCCAGTCTATGGACTTTCCTCGGTAAGGGAGCATAGTAAAGTGAAAACTCCCTCGCAATAGCGGTAATAGTGCAACCCGTAACAGAAAACAGGCAGAAATATGCGAAAAATATAGGTGGTATGACAATATGCATCATAGTCAATGGTCAATAATATGGTGTTGATTTTTAAATTCATTCATATTACAATATTGTCACACAATTCATCAGAATCAAATGAGTTGTTATGGTTTTGACTAACattctttaaaatataacatgTCATTTAATTCACTATAAAGATAAAAATGATATCATGGattaaatttcttttgaaaaggacTTTCAACAAGTTCTACTATTTAGactagaattaaaaataaataaattcaataatatacATGATACAAAAAAAAGTTGCTTTTTCTTGTCATTTATTCTCCTCCCTTTCTCTACTCATTTAAATCATAAATTATGaataaatttcttttgaaaaacacTTCCAATAAGCTTTATTTAGACTAGAATTCTAAAAAAACAAACTTCAATAATATACATGATAAATAAAATGATATCATGGATTAAATTTCTTTTGAAAAAGACTTCCAATAAGCTCTATTTAGATtaaaattctgaaaaaaaaaacTCGCTTTCTCTTCTCATTCTTTCTCTAACCTTTCTCTACTCATTTAAATCATAAATTATGAATTAATCCTTATATCAAATAAATAATGAGTTAAATTAAATAATGAATAGAGAAAGCTATTTTTAGTGTGACTCAAACTTAAACTGTAGTAGTTATGAATAGTTATGAAATTTGTTTAAACATATTTTTAGTGACTTAAACCTAAACTGTAGTAGTTATGAATTTGTAAAAAAGATATTAGttgtataatttatttaaaaattataatattaatttcaaTATCATAAATATAATAGACTAATAACAAGAAAAGACGAAATGTAACGGAAGATTGCTAAAGCTTAAGCAGGTGGTGGTGATCCGTAGGTCAAATCCACTCAGGAAACAGGGTCAACAAATACGGCGAGAATTGCGTGCTATTACAGGAGAAAACAGGATTAAAATGcattcacattcacattcacattcaaATCCTGCTCTTTATATTCCAATACCTTGTACTCCACCATTCCAATCCAGTACAAACTGCAACGCCGTCTCAATGGCAGGAGGTGACGAAGAAGATATTATTGAGCCTCACACCATCGGTACGCCCTGTCTGtcttttcaatttaattttctttatttttcgcaATTAATTAGGCAGGCAAGTTTGCTCAATCAAATCCAAATAACTCGGCAGCCCACGAGTTTGTTCAAGCAAATCCTATGTATAAACACAGCTATGTCAATGTTTTTCCATGTATTAACAGTGATTTACTGCGGATGGGTATTAAAATCAGGGATTGCAGTGTAGATGGGTAATTGAATTATAGAAAAGAAAGGTCCATGCATGAATATTTAAGCCTTTCTGACCTTGGAAAAAATGGATTGCAGGGAGTGGGGAAAGAAATAGGAGTCGAATATTTGAGAGAAGTAAAAGTTATTGGGTGCTTGTGGTATCAAGCATCCTTGCACTTATTGTGGGTCAAGCGGCTGCTACCCTTCTTAGCAGATATTATTTTGACAATGGTGGTAACAGTAGATGGCTCTCAACTCTCTTGCAATGTGTGGGATGGCCTATTCTTCTCATTCCATTGCTTTTCTATTTTCAAAAGAAACAGGGATCCTCTAGGCTCACACCCCTCACACCCAAATTGGGTCTCATCTATGTAGCCCTGGGCTTACTTGTAGCAGGAGACAATTTGCTTTACTCTTGGGGTGTTTCTTTTATGCCGGCTTCAACATATTCTCTTCTTTGTTCTAGTCAGTTGGCCTTCAATGGAGTGTTTGCATTCATATTGAATAAGCAAAAAATCACACCATCTGTCCTGAATTCTCTCGTTATACTTATTTTCAGTGCTGTTCTGCTTGGAGTTCATTCAAGCAGCGATAGGCCCGAGGGAGTGAGCAATGCTGAGTACATAGTAGGCTTCGTTTGCACTGTTGCAGCATCTGCAATGTATGGACTCATCCTTCCATTGATGCAGCTTGTGTTCCAAAGGGTTATAAAGAAGGAAACTTTTGCTGTGGTCATCGAGATGCAAATTTATACTTCTATTGTTGCAACGGCTGTATGCATAATGGGATTATTTATCAGTAGAGAGTCCGAAGATATGAAAAAGGAGGCTTCTAATTTCATCACAGGGAAACTTGCATACTATATGACCTTGATATGGTCTGCAATAGGATGGCAGGTTTGTTCTGTAGGTGTGGTTGGTCTGATCTTTCTAGTATCTTCCTTGTTTTCTAATGTCATCAGCACCTTTGCCCTCCCTGTCGTGCCCATATTGTCAGTTTGGTTCTTTCATGACAACATGAGTGCGTTAAAGATTATTTCTATGTTGTTAAGCATATGGGGATTTGTTTCATATGTGTATGGAGGGTACGTGGATTCAAAATATGCCACTGTCCCAAAGAATACAACTGAGGAAAATTCACGCAGCTCTTTGACTGCAAGATGAATTCAAGTTCAAGTTGTGAGAGATTGTTGTTTGCAAATGCAACTGTTAAGTATTGGATCCCTTTATCTTTCGGCAAATCTcttcatttctatttttatttttatttttgaaagccCTTCAAATTTAAATCAAATTGATAAAAGAAACTAATCATCAGGATTGTTACGTAAATCCTTTCAGCGTGACTTTGTATACACACTGTGCCTAACTTATCTTACAAGACGATGTTAGTGACATTCACCTTTGGACATTAAAGGGGGCAAGTTTTAGGTACCAGAAATGCTATCTTTTTAATATGTGGGTTTTCATGTGCATAATTCAACAAAGTGACAGAGCAACCACCAAGGGAAATGAGATTCTTCTCGTGAAGTTGTAGGAAAATATTGTCATTGTCTTAACTCAGCAAGCAAATATGAGCTCTTAACTGAGATTCTTCTCGTGAAGTTGTAGGAAAATATTGTCATTGTCTTAACTCAGCAAGCAAATATGAGCTCTTAACTGAGATTCTTTCGTGTAAATTAGCACTACAGTTTTTCCAAGCCCATGCCAGTCAAAATGATTAAGAGGACTGGTGTAACATTCCCTGCAAGTAATTTCAATTTTCAGCCTCATTTTTTTAGGTCCGTTTAAGAGAGCAATAGACAAAGAGAGATAACACACATAGTAAAGAGACACTATCTAAAGGTGCACAAGCATTACAACTTCATGACATACCAGGTATGACACATAAGAGTGTTCCTAAATGTCAATGCCTTTGAGAAGTTTAAGTCATAGATCCCCATGAATGAGTTTCCGTTATTTGAAATAATTATTTACCACATTTACAAAGTAGTAAATGAAGCATGTTGTAAAGTATTTTCAAggacttaattttttattttatagctCAGTTCATCTCAAATTTTGAATCCGAAGTTTGCTTTAATTAGCAAGTGACCTGCCGGATATCTTACTTATCTGAAGTTTTCTTTAATTAGCAAGAGACCTGCCGGATATCTTACTTAATCTTTTAGCCTTAAGCAAAGCTACTTAGCCCGAAAGAGttcacttccctatcatttttaCATTGCAAGAATTGTCATAGAGAAAGCAGAATAAAACTATGGATTCCACTAGTAATACCGGTATTCTCAAAAACCATTAAGCTGGAGCAATAGGGAAAGCCTGAAAAGCAACAGGGTTGGGAAGACACATATGCAGGGTACCTATTCTAGGTCTACACCTTCCAAAACACAACCATCTTTGAGTGCAATTTCCCAATGGTAGTCCGAGAGGGATTTAACTGTTATAGTTAAAGgtcaaaacaatttcatctttttgTTGTAAGTCAATAAGACATTGGTTAAACCTACAGCCTTTGCCCTTTTATAAACTAACATTAGAAATTAATCCTTGTCCTGAGAGACAACTTGCTAAAAGCTCATTACTTACAACTTACGAGTAATAACACAAAAGTGTAATCCAAAGAGTTAAGTTTCAAATTGTGATTCCAATCTGCAGTACTTTAGTTGTCCATATGAGTTACAAATTGACTGTATGTAAAGGTTTTAACCGATGTTCCATGGGGACATGGTTTTGGGGATTTGGGTGATGTCCCCAATGTCCTGGACGTGCTAGGGACTTGTGGACTTGGAGGGGACCTCCCCTTTTTAGCCTACTCCATTTgatgcataaaaattgaaaaaaaagtaaTCACTCAAGGGAAAAAAATGCTAGAAGCCCCAAAAATCCTAAAAGGGAGAGGATTCTCATTGCAAATATGGCCACAATGTATATACTTTTTAACATTTCAGCTACATTTAGTTTGTTTAAGTTATTTTAATAACCATCCCCCCGTTGTTCTCTTGCCATCCCTAAAATTTTAGAAATGTTCACCGTCCCTAAAACCTTGTACTCATGTCCATCTGTTCTGGAAAATGGGAGAAACAGTGGTTTCAACCAACAAAGGCCATGATTGTTATCAGTGACTCCTGTTTAGCAACATTCTTCTTAGCATGTGTTTTCTTGGAATGCATTACCTGAAAAATAATCCTAAATAAACAATTTACTCGTGCATTGGTATAAGACTTCTCAAATTCtgttgaaaataaaaataatatttgaacATGTGTCTTGAATGCAAAGTGAGGAATTGTGTACATATTATCATGTCAGTTTACTCCAACTTAAAGGATAAAagaatgaaaaaattcaaaaatgtcattTCCCAGCTGTAATAATCTTGATTCATATTGTTTTACTGACTCTGTAGGTTAATAATCATCTATTATTGAAGTTCAGAATATTACAAGGAAATTCTGCTTCTAATGAGAAGAAATTCTTTTTATGAAAATCTAACACAAACTAACCATAATTTTATTCCCATTGTGGATTCTTAAAGTATTTCAGTCATAATCATGATTTGTAAATATTGCTGATTTGGTGTAGATAATTGAAAGATCATCTGTTGACAATCTCATTTGGCATGCTCTCGTGGCTCTGTTGCTATAGCATCTTAATCATCAAGCTTATAAGGACGGATTAGTATGCGTTTTGTACACATAGTTGAGATTAGTATGGACAACATTTACCACCGATGGTGTGCGGAATAGATAATTTGTAATTCTCGGTTACAAGTACAGATATGGATGTAACAATTTTTTGGAGACCCCATGATACAATTTGAAGTTGACACATCTGTGTGTGCACGCTCATGTGCACATGTACAAATAATTATGCTAAGTTCGGAAATTAAGAAACATGATATTGAAAAAAAAGGGAAACATTGTTAAATGTTATGTATGAAGAGTGtgtcagtgtatgcacataaatgtTGAAACTTGATTTACAATGCCTGTCAATAGGTAATACTGGCTTATTTATGGTTAAATGTTGGTTGatcataaaagaaaaaagaaatttgtCGACCATCTTGTAATttctttgaagtagtacattactTTATAGACACATATATGCTTGTGTTCAGTAGTGTCTACCATGATGATTGCATAATTTTTAGATTGTAGTTTCGAATAAGTGTATAGTAGATGCTTAAGCAAATTGTTAATTTTAGTAATCAGactgaaagaaaataacaaagaaaataaatccaaCACATGACACAATGCTATCTTGGGAAAaactccctcttggaggtgaaaaacccagcaagaaatcTCAGATCCAATTAGGTTAAAGATAACAGCAAATTACAACATAGCCCCTCTAGGGCATACAAGTAACTTATCTGATTCACAACTCAGATTAGACTTGATCAACTTGCCCAGAATTCAGATTTCGGACCATATGGTGATATTTGCATGCCCTAGGATGAATGTCTTCAGGTCTGGAGCAGATTCAGCAACCTTGAATCAGGTTCGGCACCCTAGGAGCAGGCTTGGTAGACTTAAGAGCAGATTCGGCAAGCCTGAGAATAAGTTCGCCCAGTTAGATGATGATTCACTGAATAGTTCGCTGCCTTAGATGATTAATTCGTTGTTTAGGAAGTTCGCACAGCAGAAGTAGGAGTATTCGCTTGGATGATAGTGTTTTTGATCCTCAAATGATCTTACTTATATATGAGTTCAAGCCCACTACAAACCTTGGTCGGTCTTATTCATTTTGGTGCCAAGTCACAATAATTTGAATACTTTATTTACAAGTTACAtcgaataggtcttgacctatttaCAATTTACAAGAAATATATTAATCAGTTCGCCCTATTTAGGGCCTGCCCTTAATCGGATATTGATATTACAACTGAGATTTCTAAATGtcaaggccgacaggccacttgacattttgtgcactaggtcggccctagaagggatccgacctagctacacaacaacacaaATTAGATTGATAAGTTTCTTGTAAATACTTTACACTGATTTTGTTCCAGGAAAAAATAGCCTAGAGAGTGAAGGGGGTTGAGAATATGAATTAAAATCATGAATTACAAAATACAATGGGTAGACATGCATACGGCCTGTATATAGCCACTCCTTGGCCATGTCTGGATATAACACAAAATTTTCAGACAATATGATATGCATCTTTGTTGTGTCCATTATCAAATACATATCAAATATGTCATACAGGGATATGACTAACAGACATTGGAGTATCTACAAATCACTATACTTCCATCGAAGGACTGTACTGGTATTAATCCACGAGTCCTTGAACAAATCTTCACAAGTTGCAGAGGTGACTGCATTCAAGATCTCATTCCTCACTTTTAACTGGATATAGATTTTTCAACTTACAAAGGCATTTGATTGTATTTGGAAAATCATTTTATGATGGTCATAGATCTCTCTTTAGAAGTGTGATATTTACACCAGGGGAAATTCTTCGGGTtctatcatatttttttcaaagagGCTTCAATTTAATGTGGGCAATCCCATCGATATACAAAATCGTAAATACAAAGAGTTTTCATAGACTAAAAGCTACTTTATATAGGATAGATATCAATCAGGAGCATTTGGTAATAGGAACATCAAAGACCAAAAGAGCACAAAAAGAGACATTTTTCCATGCAAGTCAAAACCGGTATAAAGGCTGCCATATATTACTATGGTTAGAAGCAAACTACCATACCCTATAAGTCAGGATAGATTTAACAGGATGATTAAATGGTAGCAATTACCAAAGATACCTTAagtaaatgataaagaaatttcgAAAATTTGTTGGAAACTTGGATGTATTATCTATGGCAATTCTGTGAGTTTCAACACAGTAATGTTGATTTACGACAACTGTCAATGGTTGAAACTTGATATTGATATATTTAAGGGGCTCTTGACCACCCTGTCACATCATTGAATTAGTGTGTTACTATATGGATGCACATATATTTGTTTCATTGATGTCTACTATGATGATTGCATATTTTTTAGATCCCAGTGTCTAACAAGACTTGAGAAGATTGAGTAGTTTTCTTTGTAACATTTTTTTAACACTGATTGAAGTACCTAGAGTTGCTTGGAGGTTAGAAGATGAATTAAAATTAGGAAACACAAAATACAATGGATCGATTCCAGATACAGCCTGAATATAGTAAAGCTTAGGCTGACCTGGATATACCACTAAATTTTCAAATCTTGGATGCATCCATGTTGAAATATGTATCGAATAGTAATATGACCACCGTATGCTGGAGTATATGGTAACTTAGGTACTTCTGTCTGAGGACTGGACCAGtcaccagcatcagttaatgagtcCTTAAACAAATCTTTAATTGCGATGCAGAGGTTACTTGATTAAAGATCCTATTTCTTTAATCTTCTGTTGATGTGTCAACTTACAGAGGCACTTGGAAAATCAATCTATGATTGCCATAATTTTTTTCTGAAAAGTAGGATATTAACACCATGGGAAAATCTTCAGGTTCTATTATATTCTTCTTTTAAAAGAGGCATCAATTTAGTAGGGAGCTGCCCAGTAATATACAAAAGTTCTAAAAGTTGAAAAAAGTCTTTTACAGACccaaaaatactttacaaaaattAAATACAATCAGGAGCAATAGGGTGATAGGTACATCCAGGCCTGACAGAGCACAAAAAGAACCATGCATTTTCCAATATAAGTCAAAATTGGTAGTAAGGCTCCACATATACTATTGCTAGAAGCAAAGAACCATTCCTATGAGTCAGCAGGATAATAAAATGGTAGCAAATGCTATAGCTACTGCTGCTATAACTGACCATCAAATATACTAGTGCTCATAACAAATGGCAATATATATTTTTCTAGTTATGGATATAGCGTAGAAAATAGTTAAAAACAGAGCCATGACCAATAAATTGCAATAGATGAAACAAGATAACATAACAACTAAAAACTGTGGATATTCATATACCGTGCCATATGTAGAATAAAAAAATATGGGTCTCTTAGGTTACAGCCAAGACGTGCGACTGTGGTGTATGAAACCCTACCTTTTGAAAGCCCACAAGGGaatttctttcttcatttttcaagttttattcCTGTAGGGTTTGTTCTCATGACCAAGACAGGCAGTAAACCAGACTTTGCCAACTCATCTATGGTAGGAATGCCTCAAACATCTTATCTGTCCATACGGAGATTATCAGATTTTCTAGCCACGAAAAGCCCAGTGTATAGGCTCTTTTTACGTCCATCCTCTCCAGGCATTGCATCTTTTTTATCAGACTGTTCAGATAGAAgtcttttttttttccatttttagcAAAATATCCTTTTTACTAATGTTATTTAAAACAAATGATTTGACCTGAACATCCTCCAGGCGTTACAACCTTTTTATCAGTGTTCAGATGGAAGACTTTTTTGTCATTTTTAGCAAAAATTCTTCCTTTTTACTAATGTTATTTAAAACAAATGATTTGACCTGAACATTCACCAGGCATTGCATCCTTTTTATCAGTGTTCAGGTGGAAGACATTTTTGTCATTTTTAGCAATGTTACGTAAAACAGATGATTTGACCTTATTGTACTTGGGATTGGGTACATTATATGTGGTCCTAGTTGACTTGGTGAAAAGGCGTAAGTCAGTAAAATTAATTAATTGCCGACTCTGGATTTTTAACATCCTTCGCAACACGAATATGCACCCTAGAAAATGCGCCTACCATTTTTCTGGTCTAGGTGCTCTAATGGAATGTAAGTATTTGATGAATGCCGAGGTTaaaattctctttaaaaaaaaaagcatGTGTGTTTATCTGAACTTCACCAGCAAATTTGAACCTTGCTGATTTTCATGTCAAGAATTTGTTTGCATTGATGTCTACAACTAGTGTTTGAAAAGGGTTGTCATAGACAATATTTAGGAgtttgttaggctaggatttttcTCGTTTGGTCGAACCCTTGCTATTGAGCCAATGGCATGGAATGATGATCGAAGACAACTAGCAACCATACAATATGTTTAGACATGTGTAATTATTGATATCATTCGCTTATGAAGGTGGAATGTGTAACAAAGTTCTATAATGATTTCTAGATGTGTAATGATAAATTGATAGTTTATCCTTTTAGACAACCCCAAGTGTGCAAAGGTGTTCTATGAGGGGAAATGTAATGCCCCCTTTTTTTTAATGACCCATAACTTTGAATGTGCCAAGTGCAAGGTAGGATTGGGTTTGACTTACTCTTGGTTGTAAGTTTGAAAGTAGTGAGTCTTTTAATTAGTTAGTTGGCCAACCAATCAATTAACCATTGTAGGTTTTGGGGAGGTAAACCTCTAGTAGTTATTACCATCTCAGTTATGTAGTAATAATTAGCAAGGTACAGGAAAGGAAGTTCCAAGAGTTATTTGCAGTATATTAGGTAGGATGAAAAGCCTTGTCAATAACCATTATCATAGGTGACAATatctaatatggtatcagagcttaggttggTTTGGCAATAGATCTAGCtt contains the following coding sequences:
- the LOC131041541 gene encoding probable purine permease 11 yields the protein MHSHSHSHSNPALYIPIPCTPPFQSSTNCNAVSMAGGDEEDIIEPHTIGSGERNRSRIFERSKSYWVLVVSSILALIVGQAAATLLSRYYFDNGGNSRWLSTLLQCVGWPILLIPLLFYFQKKQGSSRLTPLTPKLGLIYVALGLLVAGDNLLYSWGVSFMPASTYSLLCSSQLAFNGVFAFILNKQKITPSVLNSLVILIFSAVLLGVHSSSDRPEGVSNAEYIVGFVCTVAASAMYGLILPLMQLVFQRVIKKETFAVVIEMQIYTSIVATAVCIMGLFISRESEDMKKEASNFITGKLAYYMTLIWSAIGWQVCSVGVVGLIFLVSSLFSNVISTFALPVVPILSVWFFHDNMSALKIISMLLSIWGFVSYVYGGYVDSKYATVPKNTTEENSRSSLTAR